The Thermoplasma sp. Kam2015 DNA segment ACGACGCTATACCAGGCAACGATCCAAAGGGTAAGGAAGATCCGCCTGACCCACCAAAGAAAAGTTTCTGGCAGAGAGCAAAGCTGGAGATATTTGGAGTACTTGCGGGTTTTGCCTCAGGCTACTTCGGGATAGGCGGTGGATTCCTGATCGTTCCCGCTCTTCTTTATTCCGCCGATATAACTATGAATCTAGCTGTAGGCACCTCACTTCTTTCTGTTGGTACGTTTGGACTTGTCACAGCGTTGAGATATGGAATAGCAGGCAAGGTTTTGATATCCATAGCCCTTCTGTATGTCCTTGGAGGAATTTTCGGAGGATACGCTGGTGCTAGAGTTTCAACTACAATGAAAAGGTCTACTCTTCGAAAATTCTTCTCTCTGATAATAATCATCGTGGGAATATACATGGCTATAGAGTCCTACAGAGCCATGCTGTGATATTATTCCCATCTTTCATATTTTTCAATTTTTGGTCATAGGTCAAAGTAAGTGTACTAACTTTTATGTACGGCGCATATGCCGATTGGCCTATTCAGGGGTTTATTTCAACAATTATCCACAAAGTGTACAGATGAAATGAGTTTAAATGCCACTCAAGTTTTTATAAGATTATAACCTATAGTTTAGACCAAATAAGATGGAATCAGAAACAAGACTATTCAGGATAGAGGAATTTTTCCCGTTCCTTGACAGCCATGTATCGAGATGGTTCAATAATAATTATTCATCCTTAACTGAGCCTCAGAGATACGCCATTCCGTTGATACATGCTGGAAAAAATGTGCTGGTCTCAAGCCCGACAGGAACGGGGAAGACCATGACAGCCTTCCTCACCATCATAAATGAACTCGTCACTCTTGCTAAGGAGGGTCGTCTTGAGGATCGTGTATACTGTGTGTATATAAGCCCACTGAAGGCTCTTGCCAATGATATTAACAAGAATCTGAAATTCCCTCTTGACGGTATCTATTCTATAATGGAATCTGATGGTATGAAGATACCTAAGATAAGAATATCCGTAAGATCAGGTGATACCTCTGAAAGCGAAAGACAGAAGATGGTGAGGAAACCGCCTCATATACTCATAACTACTCCAGAGTCTTTCTCACTTGCGCTTTCATCTCCGCGAATGAGAGAAAACCTCAGAAACGTCAGATACGTGATAATCGATGAGATTCACGAGATTTCTTCCACAAAGCGAGGAAGCCTCCTCTCCGCGAATCTGGAGAGATTGAATGCCATTTCTCCGGAAATGCTTAGGATAGGACTCTCGGCAACGCAGTCGCCCATAGAGGAGATAGCTAAGTATCTTGTTGGTTTTGATGGGGGAAAAACCAGGCCGTGCGAGATTGTAGAGGTCAGAGGGGAGAAACACCTTGATCTCAGGACAATAACGCCAGTACCAGATCTGACAAGAGTGAGTTTTGAGGTTGCCAACGATAGGATGTACGATATAATCGCGGATCTGGTTAAACAATACAGAACAACCCTCATATTTACAAACACTAGGAGCGGAACTGAACATGTTGCTATGCGCCTGAAGAGCAGAGGGATAGAGAGCCTTGAGGCTCATCATTCATCTATGGGCAAGGATCAGAGGCTCGAGGTGGAAAATAAACTTAAGAACGGCGAGTTGAAATGCGTGATAACTTCCACATCGCTTGAGCTCGGCATAGACATAGGTTTCATCGATCTTGTTATACAGATCGGAAGCCCAAAATCTGTTAGCAAGGGGCTTCAGAGGATCGGGAGATCAGGACATGGCATCGATGAGCTTTCAAAGGGCATCTTTATAGTATTCACGCTTGACGATCTGGTAGAATGCGCAGTTCTAACGAAGGCAGCATACAGTCGCCAGATAGATAGGGTGGATATACCTAAGAATCCGCTGGATGTGCTTGCCCAGATAATCGTCGGCATGTCTCTGGAGAGGGTATGGCGTATAGAGGAAGCTTTCGATCTTATCAGAAATTCATATACGTTCCATGATCTGAGCTTTGAAGAGTTCATGATGACCATGGATTATCTATCAGGTGAACTTGAAAGTCTTTCGATATATCCAAAAATATGGGTTGACAGAGAGGCAGGCACATTCGGTAAGAAGAGAAGCACCAGAATGATCTATTTCATGAACGTGGGCACCATCCCTGATGAAGCCAATTATAAAGCTATAAATGAAAAGGGAAAGAACGTTGGTGAACTGAGTGATAAGTTCGTTGAGAGGCTAAAGGCAGGTGATGTCTTTGTACTTGGCGCAAGAACCTATCTGTTCGAAAAAACTGTGAGAAACAGAGTATACGTCAGATCTGTAACAGGTATGAAACCAACCGTACCTTCCTGGACGGGCGAGATGCTGCCAAGAAGCTATGATCTTGGCGTTATGATAGGTGAGTTCAGAAAGAAGATAGCGGCGATGATCGAATCTGGGCAGGACCCAACAGATATGCTCATCACGGAATACCATGTGGATGAAAATGGGGCAAGGAGCATCATATCCTATATCAAAGCGCAGATGAACTATGGTATACCAACGGAGGATCACTGTCTTATAGAGGGATATAAGGAATCAGACGACGTATATGGTCTCATATTCCATGTACCTCTTGGTAGAAAGGTTAACGATGCACTCTCGAGATCCTATGCACTGGCCATATCAAATAGGTACGGTTCCAATACACGCATCACGATAACGGATGATGGCTTCATCATCTATGTAGAGAGGAAGATACCTATAGAGGAGGCAGTCAAGAGTGTAAAGTCAACCAATTTTAGGGATCTGGTACGTAGATCCATAGCAAATACTGAGCTATTCAAGCAGCGTTTCAGGCACTGTGCAGCGAGGTCTTTGATGGTCCTTCGTTCTTATAAGGGATACGATATATCGGTGGCTAGGCAGCAACTGAGAAGTGATAGACTGCTCAATGAACTTCAGAAGCATGAGGATTTTTCCATAATACGTGAGACATACAGAGAGATAATGGAGGATCTGATGGATGTGCCCAGAGCCGAGCAGTACGTTAGATCTGTTATGGACGCACATTCGTATTCTGTGAGAGGTTATTCCACGGAATCTAGTCCATTCTCATACGGGATGATAATGGCGGGATCGTCTGATATAGTGATGATGGAAGACAGATCCAAGATGCTCAGGGATCTGCAGAGCAGGATGCTTGAGAAGATATACGGTGGTGAGTCGATCCACTTCATATTCGAGAATCAGAAGGATGTGGACGACTATTTCAGAAAGAAGATCCCGCGTGTGCACGATGAGGAATCGCTGATCAGATTTGCAAATCACTTTCCATACATTGACATCATCAAGGATCGTTTCAATTCGCCCTACCAATATGCCGATGCTGAGATAAAAGAGATCATAGAGAAGGCTGTCGAGGATGGTAAGATCATATCCGCCTATGTTAGGGGTCTCGTATGGACCTCGTATGAATATTACCCTATGCTATGGACGCTGTTCAGAAAAAAAATAGATCTAAAGGATGAGGATGAGAGGATTCTGGAAAGCTGTGATGGTAAATCCTTCTCTGATCTGAGATCAGAACTCGGTATAGACGATACCACTCTCAAAAATGCCATTCAGAAGCTTGAATCTGCGTATCTAATCATTAGAAAGTCAAAGAATGGCCTAACGATATTCTTCAAGAATAGACGAGATTTCTCTGTGGACGCTCTAACAGCTTCCAGGCGTCTGATAGAGATAACCCTATCTGCCTATGGTCCGATGACCCTGGACGAGATTGAGATAAAGTTGCCGATCGGAAGAGAAACGTTAAGATCAATACTTGATAGCATGGTCGCAAATGGCACCGCCATATACGATTACATAACGCCTGTTTATAGCAAACAGTACATGCTTGTTTCTGATCTTAAGGCGCTGAAGAATGTTGAAGACATAACAAGACTCAGACTTTCTAGAATAACGAAGAAGGTTAAAGATCCCAGGGAATACTTTGACGTTTATGGTTTCGCATTTGATGTGGAGAATATAAACGCTCGTCTGATCGATGGAAGATTAGACAGTTTTGACGATCTGATAAAGGATGGTTATATTATCCGGGGGCACTTTATAAAGAACAAGATCACTTACTCAGCCAGATGGTTCATAGACATGATGTTCAGCCTCAGAGATCATACACTTAGCAACGAGGAGAAAGTTGTAATGGATGCAGTGGATGAGGGAATAACAAGCGAGAAGATCATAGCAGAGAGAACAGGTCTGGACAAAAAGATCGTCAGGCAGATACTGCGATCGCTGGAATACAAGATCATGGTTTCCAGGGATGGGGACTCTGTCTTGAAGATATCTCCGAAGGACATCGGTTATGATAATGCGCTGCGCATGCTCATCGATAAATTTGGGCCGATAACTCAGGATGAAATACGCAAGTTCTTCTGGTTTAATCCAGACATGCGTTCCATAACGGTGAACAGCACATTTTTCAAGGGGGATCTTTACTATTACACTGAAAGATCTGATGAAATATCTGGAGTCTCGGTGACCACGGTCATAGATCCGGTGATGATTTATCTGCAGATATATGTTGAAAACATAGATTACAACAGATTGCTCATCGTTGATGGAGAAGAGATAGCAACTTTCTACCTGGAAGAGAAAGACGGGATCAAATGGATAAGCGATCTGTCAACCGGTGGGAAATATGATGATGCCGTGAGATACGTTATGGATTATCATAAAGAGGGGTGGCTCGTGATAATACCACCAAACGGCATTTCCGGAGATGGCAATCTGGATATAGTGACTAGGCCAAAAGGTTTCATTATAAATTACGATGAATCGGAGATCCTTTCAACAGCCGTAAGAATGATGAAAAAGAAGATCAAGAAGGCAAATCTCTACGAATCATTTTCAGACATATACTTTGGAATTAGGGATTCAATAGAATCTCAGAGGTATGGGATTTCTGAGATGAATCTGCAGAACTATTTTGAGTCATCACTTCTGTACCAGTTCAATGGGCCGTTCAACCGCACTGCAATGGCCACAAGGGAAATAATATCAATCTACAGGTCGCTGACTGATCGCAAGATGACGAGCGAGGAAGAGTCTGTTATAAGATCGATCATGATGCTCGAGGAAGCCACTGAAAGACAGATAATGAGCAGTACTGAGATGGATGCCAGAACGCTGAAGAAGGTTATGGATCTCCTTTACGAACGCAGATATATCGCAAAGAACTATGAGAGAAAATTCGTAGCTATAGCCCAGAGATACACCCCGGACGAAGCAGCAGCATTGCTTGCTGATCAGGTTCTGAAGGATTTCGGTATGATGACGCCTACAAGATTTGCACAGATGACGGACATGGATGTGAACAGATCTCTCAATCTCTTGGATCATGTGGAAGGCTCATCAAGGTTCTTCAACATAAAGACGAAGGAGCTTTATATCAGCAGATTAAATTTAGCCGAGTCATCCCCCATGAATGGAGGAGAAGAGGCCATATTTTCTGCAAAGGACATACTTGCGCTTGCATATGCTGATTATTTCAAAATGATCTTCGGAAATGGCTTTGATATGTTCTATTTTGATGGTAAAACGTTTTCTGCAGCTCTTTCTGTTCAGCGAACAGTGAGACATCTTCGGCTTAAAAAATTCGAGGGCGATTCTAACGCATTGCCAATGATAGCTGAAAAGCTGAGGGAGATGGGGTACCTCCTTTCGACACAGAGGTTATGATGTAGAACAATTCGGCAGATCATTTTTGATGGGGACCTCTATGATCGATTTAGATAAATTTATATATGTCTGTATCTTTAATAATATATGAAGGCTCTTATCGCTTATGATGGCAGTGAAACAGCTCAGTGTGCTCTTGAATTTGCGTTGAATCTCAAAAACTCCATAAACAAATTCCTTGTGGTATACGTAATTCCACAGATAATAGGTACTACACCAACTTATGATACATATGTGCCGGAATCTATGTTCGAAGACGAAAGAAGGAAGGCCGAAGAGATCATAGAGAAGGCCAAGAAACTTGTCAGCAATGAGAATCTGGATATAGAGTTTGAGATCGTTGACTCTGGTACAAAGACAGTGGCCAAGAAAATGGTGGAAGTTGCCGAGGAGAATGGAGTCGATCTTATAATAACCGGATCAAGAAATCTCAAGGGATTGACTAAGATAATATTGGGATCGGTGAGTAGTGAACTGCTAAAGTTGAGTACGGTTCCTGTGATGATCTGCAGTACCAATGCATGCAAGTGATCTTTTTATATAGCTTATCCATCTGGAAATATGGGAAGTATCAGACCATTCAATATCAAACGTACAGCTGAGGAACTTGCAGATAAATTTCCTGACTTATTCGGCGACAAATTTGAGGATAATAAGAAGAAACTGGAAAAGATGATGCCTGACGTCTCAAAGCGTACAATAAACATGGTGGCAGGTTACATCACCAGGTATTCCGTGAAGAAGAAGCAAAAGGCGAAGAGGGAGATCGAAGAGAATTCGGCCACCTGATCTCCCAGGATCATGCTCTTCATCTGAATTATTCGTATTGTAAGATAAGCCGGATGGACAGAAACCAAATAATGAGGCATCTGGAAAGATATTCGAAACTTGTTGATGAAACCGACATCAGAAGTTTCATAGATGCCTATTTATCGAATAGTTTCTACATAGATCCAGATGCGATCAAGAGTGATGGTGAATATTCCTTCATTTCTCAGGTTACCAGGATACTTGGTGAACGATCTCTTGATCGTGACGGTCGCACCATAAGATATGCGAAACTGGTCTTAGGAAATAGGATCACTTTCACGCTGTGGAATGAAGAAATTGAAAGATATTTCGAAATGCTTGCAGAGGGTAGAAACTATCGTTTTATATTCTGCAGCATCAGGTTTACGAGATTCGGCATTGAGGGAAGCCTTGGTCTGCGGGGTTTCATCCTTAACTATTAAATCCTAATCGGTGAGCTGCTCCTCAGCTGAAGCTTCGGATCTTCCTTTCATCGAAGAGACCTCTCCCTCTCCGAACATCCGTACAAGCTATATATCGCCATAACCACAGGCTTGCATTCGGATCTCATCGATCCCACTCAGGTGTCGTACACTTGTTTATCGTGGATGATACAAAATGCGTGAAGACAATTTATAAATCATTCCATTGGAGGATGTCCGTATATCTCTTGTTTGAAGAAGGAGAATTACAGCTTCTTCCAAGGACCCAACTTCTAATTAAATGTCGTCATCCAAAACATGATTATATGATTCTCACCGCTCCACGAGATTATCGATAACATGGATGAGGGTAATAAAGAGTTAAATTTTTAAGAGAGATTATAATGCTTCAGTAAATGATTAACTGGGTAAGGGGTATTTCAGTGGCATTACTATTCATTGGTTTGGCGTTTTATCTATCATGGTCGATTATGTACGGGACATGGTTCGACATTGGTCTTTATTCATTCACCATTGTGTTGATCGTTTTTGGCGTTTTAGGAATAATGCTGACAACGGTTAAAGACGAAGACTCCGTTTCGAGCTGATATGATTGATGATGTAGAACCTTTCAATCACTAGCTGCAATAAGGAGTTTGGTGTACTTGTCCTCATAGAGATAGAAACATTCTGAGAACTTTCTGTTTTTTCCTCCGGCTAGTCTTGTCATATCTTCTTCCTCCGGTATATACTTTTCAATTCCCTCCGTGTTTCTGCTGTTTCTGAAGAAAAATTTGTGGATGCTGTTCTCCTCTATCGTGGCTCCCAGCCTTATGTCCTCAATGCTCTGCGTGATTATGACGACTGCAGTTTCAAAGTGTCTTGAATGCCTAACTGTATTTTCTATTATTTTAAGAGTCTGATCATTTCTGAGCATAATATTGGCTTCTTCGATTATGACAGTCTTTCGGCCCTCGACCATTGACATGTATTCAGATATGGACCGTGCTAGATCCAGTCCTGCATTATCGTCTATTTCAAATTTTATGAGATTATATTTTACTATGATGACCCTTGCTGATTCTATTTTCTCTCTGCTCGTATTTAGCTCTTCTATGTATTCTTCCAGAGTCATTTCAATGCATGGCCCGGAATAGTCTTGGCAATGGTATTCGCTGAGTGGATCCAGCACAAGAACACGTGAATATTCAGAACCGGAAATTCTCTTTATCAGAAGTCCGGCAAAATGTGACTTGCCGGATCCGGTTTCTCCAGTTATCACGAAATTGTAAGAAGGGTGTTCAAAATAATCAAGAAAGATAGGCTTTCCAGTATATTCGTTCATGCCCAAAAATATTCCAGAGAGCTCCTCGCTGGAAAAATAGGCTGGAAAGAAAGATGAAATTGAAATCCTATCCATCGGATATGCTATATTCTCCCTTCTGAAGTCCTCAAATCTAAATATAGATTTGGTTCCAGCTTCGCTCATGTTCTTTGCTCTCATACCTGCTATTTTTAGGCCACGATCGAGTTTAGATATTTCGTGGGTAAGCCCATATGGGGTATTATGAATGACCATAAAGTCAAGTCCACACAGCAATATCTGCGCTTCATCCTTTCTGTACTCATTAGATAGCTTTTCGGCAGACTTCATAACTGAATTCAGATACTCTGTATTTTCATTTCTATTCTTTCTCTGCTTCAACTCGAAATTTATATCAGCGATCCTTGATGATGCTATTCTCAAGAGTCTTTCTCTGTTCATCTGCTTCATGCTGAACTTAACCACTGCATGTATATCGCTCATCTCAATTGCTTCGCAGTAGGTTGGAAAAGCAGGTTTCTCTGCATCTATCAGACTGAAAATTGATCTGTTCATCTCCCCAGAAAGATAGTTTTTTCTCGGCGACAAAACTGATCTATGAAAGATCCTGTGTATATTATCTATATCAGAATCTTCGATATTGAAATAAAGATGTACTTTCTTGCCTTCCCCCGGTATCTGTTTCACTGACTGTTTCAGGTTTTTAATATCATTTGTAGCATTCCACAAAAATAAGTATGTGGAGTAATAGACCTTACCTTTTATCACAGGATCTTCTGACCTTTTCTCTTCAGGGCGATGTGGAATGGAGTACGCGGTGATGTTTAGGCCGGTCTTCATCAGATCCGATATGAATTCTGATATCTCCCCAAATGTTCCTGCATGATTATCGTAGTCGGTCTTCATTTTTGCAAGAACGGCCGTTGAATTTTGTACCTTGATCATTGTCAGACCTTCTGATCTGATGATCACGGAATCTAGGGGCCTATCCCTCTTTATCCTTTGTATTAACCTGATCATTCCTTTTCTGGATCTTGAATGAAGCATTATTATGAGCGGCGGTATGATTATGAATGCATAAACGTTAAATATCTTTATAAGTATGAGCAGCAGAGAGGATGAGATCATCAACATGAGAATGGTGCTTATACGAAATCCATAATATTGAGGTCTGTATGCCAGTACATTTCTCAGGACTCTTTCCTCTTCCTCATTCAATCTGATTCTTCCCTCCTGTAAGAGGCTTCCTTCGAATACACATTGCTCCAGTCAAGTTTTTTACTCATTGAGAAAGCAGCAGATTCCTCCAGCTGTCCTCCGATGAATCCCAGAACCGCACTGGAAGGTATGTTGAGTGGTTTCATTCTGAAGTAGCCGGTTCTTATTTCAAGGAATATGAGGGATGGGAGCACTGGTGCGAGCATAAAGAACCCCAGTTGTAATATCGGATCCGCCGAAAATATGAATGCCAAGTGCAGATCTATGATGACAGGTATCGGAAGAAGATTCAACTCTATAAATGATGAGAAGATCCGTACCAGATATTCCTGGGTTCTTCTGATGAATGCGATGGATGAAAAGATAGGAATAACAGCAATCAGTAGAAGCTCAGCAGCCTCTCTGAATATCAACTCTGCAAGTAAAGAAGACATTGCCAAGAAATAAGACGTAAGATAGAGAAAGACAAGTGCCATCGATGAAGAACTGTCATTGGTTGAAAAATTCAATATCTGCGTTATGCTGAATAATGAATACCAGTTAACGTTTCCATAACTCCAAAGATAATCAAATATATACTCCGAAGCCAGGGCCATATACATGAGAATTTTGAATGAAAGTGCCAAGCTCAGGAATGGAATCAATAAATTCATCAGGATATGCGTGAGTCTGAAATTCATAAGAAAAGCTCTCAAAGCTATGATAATTGAGAACAGAACAATGGATGCAGGAAGAATGATTGAGTATGCCGTATTCAATATGAAACTATACATGCTGTAGTATGTGGGTCCTGGTTTGAGTATCACTCCATAGGAATTTTCAGGGTTCAGCCCATAATAAACTATCAGATGCCAGAGCGGAGTGAGCAAAGTCAGATAGAGGGCTACGATGGATCTTATCACATCGTAGATAAGAGTATCGACGGCGATCATGATCCCGTTATTATATAATTGAAAATGGCATAGAGGAGGCCGCTCACAGCCAAAATATAGATAAACGTCCCGATTGCAGCATTTTTCAGCCTGGATCTGGCTGCCATCCTCTTGTTCTCGTCTGTGCTGAAAAATTGGAAGGCAATCGGTATCCATAGTATGGATATGAGGATAGCTGACACAGATATGGCGATTGTATCAATTCTGGTCAGCATCGCCGATATATTATTGCTTACCATATACGCCATAAATGAAATAATTGCCATATTGGTCGATAATCACAGTATATTTAAATTTATACTTAATAAATGAAATATAATTATTACATCTATTACAATTTTTTACATTTAGGTAAATCGTTCATGTCCTATCAGTTCTCTGGATTTTCTTATCTTTGCCTGAAGGTATTCGGCCTTTCCTATATCCTTTCGCACGTAGTAGTCACCTTTGACGTATTTCAAAGAAGCATCGACCATTTCTGAGGCTTCTGGAATGCTGTCTCCCTTCGCTAATATTGCCAGAGATCTTGAACTGCTCTGCTTCAGCCTACGCATATCTCCGCTCACAGATGCATAGAAAATTTCAACACCCGAATCGAACATCTTATCATCGATCAGTATCTCACCAGGTTTGGGATTTGTTCCATAACCCACCGGAACAAGATATTTGAGTACCGTTGCCTTTTTCTCGAAGATCTTCTCTCCCTGCAAATTACCTTCATATATCTGATGCAATATCTCTACAAAATCACTTTTGAGCAAAGATAATACATTTATCCCCTCCGGATCAGCAAAGCGAGCGTTTATCTCTATAACTTTAACACCCTTGGGCGAATCCATAAACTGACCGTACATTACCCCTTTGAATGGTGTGTTCTCAGAATTCATCGATCTTACTATATCGATCATTATGTGTGCAGCCTCATCCCTTGCATTTCTGCTCAAGAACGGTAGCGTGAAATTTGAGTCGGAGATCGATCCCATACCCCCAGTATTCGGCCCAGAATCACCCTCATAAGCCCTCTTATAATCCTGGACTATGGGCATGAATGAAACATTTTTCCCGTCAACGAATGCCTGAAGGCTGAACTCTTCTCCAACGACCTTTTCTTCTATAAGTACAACACCGTCTCTCTTCAATACCTCAATAGCATAGGACTTTGCCTCTTCAAGGCTATGCAGCTGTTCGCCCATCACACGTACGCCCTTGCCTCCAGTCAGTCCTATAGGTTTAACGGCCACATCATGCATCATTGAAGCAAAAGCATCATTGACGTCATTCTCACTGAAGCATTCTCTGAATTCAATGTTCCCAGGTATATTGTATCTCTTCATCAATTCCCTCATGAACATCTTTGAGGTCTCTATCCTGGCCGCCTCCATTGTTGGGGATGCCACAGGTATGCCATGCTTCATCAGATTATTTACAAGAGGGGTATCAAGCACCGGATCCGGTCCTACGAAAACCATGTCAACAGAATTTTCAAGAGCAAATTCTTCAATCTTTTTATAATCCAGTTCGTTGCCAAGCAGATATTTCGACGAAAGCGATTTGATTGATGGATTTTCATGACCGATAACGGATAAGAGCGTTGCTCCTGATCTTTTTATAGCTCTGGCTATTGCGTCTTCCCTGCCACCACTTCCGACCAGCAATATCTTTTCCGTCATATCATTTCACCGTGATTATTGCATTCAGTTCTTGAATTCTCTCCAAACATATTTCCAATATACTGAACGGTATATTATCAATTCTGTTTTTAGTTTTCCATAAGCTAGTATAGGTTAGCGATCGATCCAATGGAATTTCTCATTCCATATTTGCCCATTATCGAAGAAGCCCTGTCAATCAAAAGATATATCATGACTGCTCGGAATCAATCTTTCCTCCAGTCCCTTCCTGATTCTTCTTCTGTAGCTCAGTTCTTATTCGTCTGGCAAACTCTTCCTTTGAGACTCCAAAATAACTTTCAAATCTACGGCCAAGAATGTAAAACTTAGCATTACCTCTGTTCACGGCCTTTATAAGGCCCATGCCCTCAAGATGATTAATTATTTCGTCTGTTCTCTTATGAGCTATTTTTCTAATGGCACTGGAGCTTATGCCTCTTTCATTCATCGCAATATTCGCCAGGACCTTCATTTCAGATCCAGAAATATCTGGCAGGGATACTGCATAAGCCTCCTTAAAATAATCCGATCTTAGCTGAATTCTATATTTGTATCCATAAGCTGCTAGCTCAAGAGCCCCGCCTCTCTCTTCATATTCCTTTTTGAGCCTTACGATGGCCTTTCTTATATTAGAAGGGTCGGCTGAGAGTATCTGCGATATGAACCTGACATTTAGAGGAGTTCTACTCGAATAAAGAACAGCCTCGACTCGGTTGATCAGATCCTTTTCCTCATCATCGGTCATCAGTAACGCTTCACCCTGAACATCCATAAGTCTATTCAGGACTGGCTTATCAATTTTTTCACATTTTACAGCATAATAGAATAATTTGTTCGGGTACAAAAATCATATCCATGGGTCGTCGTATTGGTGGAGTTTCTGCATTCCCTCTTCTTCTAAACGGGGAACTTTTCCATTGATATATTCGCAATGCTGATGAGACATGCCGTTGATCATTAAAGAACGATAAAATTTAATAATCCTAGCGTATTCCTGGTTTATGAATACCGAACATGAGTTCGGAAGTGATATCAATTCAAAGAATTTTTTAAAGGATAAATTGGATATAGAAAGTGA contains these protein-coding regions:
- a CDS encoding universal stress protein, which gives rise to MKALIAYDGSETAQCALEFALNLKNSINKFLVVYVIPQIIGTTPTYDTYVPESMFEDERRKAEEIIEKAKKLVSNENLDIEFEIVDSGTKTVAKKMVEVAEENGVDLIITGSRNLKGLTKIILGSVSSELLKLSTVPVMICSTNACK
- a CDS encoding sulfite exporter TauE/SafE family protein, whose translation is MDITLLQYIFSIISGVIVGFSLGLIGGGGSILAIPLLIYFVGIRNPHLVIGTTALAVGINALINVYSHFKKKNVNLRTGAIFTVFGVIGVLIGTTLGLITPGGKLLFLFSFLMMIIGAYMFVTKCRTCKNYDAIPGNDPKGKEDPPDPPKKSFWQRAKLEIFGVLAGFASGYFGIGGGFLIVPALLYSADITMNLAVGTSLLSVGTFGLVTALRYGIAGKVLISIALLYVLGGIFGGYAGARVSTTMKRSTLRKFFSLIIIIVGIYMAIESYRAML
- a CDS encoding ATP-dependent helicase, with protein sequence MESETRLFRIEEFFPFLDSHVSRWFNNNYSSLTEPQRYAIPLIHAGKNVLVSSPTGTGKTMTAFLTIINELVTLAKEGRLEDRVYCVYISPLKALANDINKNLKFPLDGIYSIMESDGMKIPKIRISVRSGDTSESERQKMVRKPPHILITTPESFSLALSSPRMRENLRNVRYVIIDEIHEISSTKRGSLLSANLERLNAISPEMLRIGLSATQSPIEEIAKYLVGFDGGKTRPCEIVEVRGEKHLDLRTITPVPDLTRVSFEVANDRMYDIIADLVKQYRTTLIFTNTRSGTEHVAMRLKSRGIESLEAHHSSMGKDQRLEVENKLKNGELKCVITSTSLELGIDIGFIDLVIQIGSPKSVSKGLQRIGRSGHGIDELSKGIFIVFTLDDLVECAVLTKAAYSRQIDRVDIPKNPLDVLAQIIVGMSLERVWRIEEAFDLIRNSYTFHDLSFEEFMMTMDYLSGELESLSIYPKIWVDREAGTFGKKRSTRMIYFMNVGTIPDEANYKAINEKGKNVGELSDKFVERLKAGDVFVLGARTYLFEKTVRNRVYVRSVTGMKPTVPSWTGEMLPRSYDLGVMIGEFRKKIAAMIESGQDPTDMLITEYHVDENGARSIISYIKAQMNYGIPTEDHCLIEGYKESDDVYGLIFHVPLGRKVNDALSRSYALAISNRYGSNTRITITDDGFIIYVERKIPIEEAVKSVKSTNFRDLVRRSIANTELFKQRFRHCAARSLMVLRSYKGYDISVARQQLRSDRLLNELQKHEDFSIIRETYREIMEDLMDVPRAEQYVRSVMDAHSYSVRGYSTESSPFSYGMIMAGSSDIVMMEDRSKMLRDLQSRMLEKIYGGESIHFIFENQKDVDDYFRKKIPRVHDEESLIRFANHFPYIDIIKDRFNSPYQYADAEIKEIIEKAVEDGKIISAYVRGLVWTSYEYYPMLWTLFRKKIDLKDEDERILESCDGKSFSDLRSELGIDDTTLKNAIQKLESAYLIIRKSKNGLTIFFKNRRDFSVDALTASRRLIEITLSAYGPMTLDEIEIKLPIGRETLRSILDSMVANGTAIYDYITPVYSKQYMLVSDLKALKNVEDITRLRLSRITKKVKDPREYFDVYGFAFDVENINARLIDGRLDSFDDLIKDGYIIRGHFIKNKITYSARWFIDMMFSLRDHTLSNEEKVVMDAVDEGITSEKIIAERTGLDKKIVRQILRSLEYKIMVSRDGDSVLKISPKDIGYDNALRMLIDKFGPITQDEIRKFFWFNPDMRSITVNSTFFKGDLYYYTERSDEISGVSVTTVIDPVMIYLQIYVENIDYNRLLIVDGEEIATFYLEEKDGIKWISDLSTGGKYDDAVRYVMDYHKEGWLVIIPPNGISGDGNLDIVTRPKGFIINYDESEILSTAVRMMKKKIKKANLYESFSDIYFGIRDSIESQRYGISEMNLQNYFESSLLYQFNGPFNRTAMATREIISIYRSLTDRKMTSEEESVIRSIMMLEEATERQIMSSTEMDARTLKKVMDLLYERRYIAKNYERKFVAIAQRYTPDEAAALLADQVLKDFGMMTPTRFAQMTDMDVNRSLNLLDHVEGSSRFFNIKTKELYISRLNLAESSPMNGGEEAIFSAKDILALAYADYFKMIFGNGFDMFYFDGKTFSAALSVQRTVRHLRLKKFEGDSNALPMIAEKLREMGYLLSTQRL
- a CDS encoding 30S ribosomal protein S17e, with amino-acid sequence MGSIRPFNIKRTAEELADKFPDLFGDKFEDNKKKLEKMMPDVSKRTINMVAGYITRYSVKKKQKAKREIEENSAT